Below is a genomic region from Dehalococcoidales bacterium.
GGGGATGTGATGTCGCTGTGGTCGATGATGGTTACCGGGCTATTGATGCGGTAAGACAGAACCATTTCGATATTATCTTCATGGACATAAAAATGCCGGGGATAAACGGCGTTGAAACCTTCATGGAGGTTAAGAAGATTGACCCCGGGGCGGTGGTGATTATGATGACCGCCTACTCGGTAGAAGACCTGGTAAAGAAGGCGATAAACGAGGGCGTTTATACCTGTATTTACAAGCCTTTTGATATGGAAAAGGTAATAGCCTTGATTACAAACACAATCCAGGAAAGGAAAGAGTAATGCCTGCAGACACCACCGTTATGGTGGTCGAGGATGATATCG
It encodes:
- a CDS encoding response regulator: MEKTRVLIVDDMRGIRLTLGGILEDRGCDVAVVDDGYRAIDAVRQNHFDIIFMDIKMPGINGVETFMEVKKIDPGAVVIMMTAYSVEDLVKKAINEGVYTCIYKPFDMEKVIALITNTIQERKE